Proteins from a genomic interval of Bacteroidia bacterium:
- a CDS encoding SIMPL domain-containing protein encodes MKTLFFILALFIVSKIYSQDITQPMIEVTGSAEMSIIPDQIELEIILSSNYKSSKHSMDEVEKKFFSVLEAHNIPKMAVSFISMDNPYYWYYWWWDYRHYYDTKTYKLKFDCAKYDLSFIKDFDTDFIRSLRITQSTHSKITDYRRQVKVEAIKAAKEKAQVLLEAIGQKCGRVLEVIEIQEPILNNNSWYGNFNNNYSNMTSNSVMYQPSTGSGSGNSESHVPSIKLRFEIKTKFEIL; translated from the coding sequence ATGAAAACATTATTTTTTATTCTCGCCCTGTTTATAGTAAGCAAAATCTATTCACAGGACATAACTCAACCAATGATTGAGGTTACAGGAAGTGCCGAAATGAGTATTATTCCCGACCAGATTGAACTTGAAATTATTTTAAGTTCTAATTACAAAAGTTCCAAGCATTCTATGGATGAAGTTGAGAAAAAGTTTTTTTCTGTTCTCGAAGCTCATAACATTCCAAAGATGGCAGTTTCATTTATTTCTATGGATAATCCTTATTATTGGTATTATTGGTGGTGGGATTATAGACATTATTATGATACAAAAACTTATAAATTGAAATTTGATTGTGCAAAGTATGATTTGAGTTTTATTAAAGACTTCGACACAGATTTCATTCGTAGTTTAAGAATTACACAAAGCACACATTCAAAAATAACAGACTACAGAAGACAGGTAAAAGTAGAAGCTATAAAGGCTGCAAAAGAAAAAGCTCAGGTTTTATTAGAGGCTATTGGTCAGAAATGTGGAAGAGTATTGGAAGTTATAGAAATACAAGAACCTATATTGAATAATAATTCATGGTATGGCAATTTTAATAATAATTACAGTAATATGACTTCTAATTCGGTAATGTACCAACCAAGCACAGGTTCAGGATCTGGCAATAGTGAATCACATGTTCCATCAATCAAATTAAGATTTGAAATAAAAACAAAGTTTGAAATATTATAA
- a CDS encoding histidine kinase: MFKRAIILFYLVAVSWSIATAQSISADTVSLINNNSSINNSALQLQNSLSSNQNSSEISAGYFDLAMELIKTGDFAKAEVYMIKAVQIESGKKKKSNRISEYYRELAKIQEILKKNDVASDNFLKASEYTTDKTQKQINQNDAYRLKGNTNTKVKLQYLQQNSVLLNNSNNSSEKVQNLTQMANANLALNNSDQALENYNSALNIVDSNSEKSMLIKSDIANLYAETNNFDKAITVQKEVVEQSLNIANVETQLQQMQKLSSLYFAKNSVDEGLKVLLDAYKLSLDKGNIKAAKSSLEMLANYYEKNKDNLNIVKLYKNFIGNLETLISKDSSLVDKQIFNINEKKISQLEKEKTLKDELIVRKNNYNYVLVGSVLILLFLLAIIIKAWISIKKRNIRIALQSLRREMNPHFIFNSLNSVNQFIAENNELEANKYLTSYSNLMRNMMENSNKDYVTLSLEIEQLTKYLELEKLRFADKFEYIIEVDENIDKDTVQIPNMIIQPNLENAIWHGLRYKESKGLLKLKFTKEGNKTVVFIDDNGIGLQESKNIKTKNQKLHESRGLKNVHERIYLLNKLYNNNIRFEVTEKSEVESGVIVRIEF, from the coding sequence ATGTTTAAAAGAGCAATTATTCTTTTTTATCTGGTAGCTGTTTCTTGGTCTATTGCTACAGCTCAGTCAATCTCAGCAGATACTGTAAGCTTAATTAATAACAATAGCAGTATTAATAATAGTGCATTACAGCTTCAAAATTCATTAAGTTCAAATCAAAACAGTTCAGAAATTTCTGCAGGATATTTCGATTTAGCAATGGAATTAATCAAAACCGGAGATTTTGCAAAAGCCGAGGTTTATATGATTAAAGCTGTTCAAATTGAATCAGGAAAAAAGAAAAAAAGCAATAGAATAAGCGAATATTATAGAGAACTGGCAAAAATTCAGGAAATCCTTAAAAAAAATGATGTAGCATCAGACAATTTTTTAAAAGCATCTGAATACACTACTGATAAAACACAGAAACAAATAAACCAGAATGATGCATACCGCTTAAAAGGCAATACAAATACTAAGGTAAAACTTCAATATCTGCAACAAAATTCGGTATTATTAAATAATAGCAATAATAGTTCAGAAAAAGTACAAAACCTTACACAAATGGCTAATGCTAATTTAGCATTGAATAATAGCGATCAAGCTCTCGAAAATTATAATTCGGCTTTAAATATTGTTGATAGTAACAGTGAAAAATCAATGCTTATTAAAAGTGATATTGCTAATTTATATGCAGAAACAAATAATTTCGATAAAGCAATAACCGTTCAGAAAGAAGTTGTAGAACAATCATTAAACATTGCAAATGTTGAGACCCAGTTGCAGCAAATGCAAAAATTATCTTCATTATATTTTGCTAAAAATAGCGTTGATGAAGGACTTAAGGTATTGCTCGACGCTTACAAGCTTTCATTAGATAAAGGAAATATCAAAGCAGCAAAATCAAGTCTTGAAATGTTGGCAAATTATTACGAAAAAAATAAAGATAATCTGAATATTGTTAAGCTTTATAAGAATTTCATTGGTAATTTAGAAACACTTATATCAAAAGACAGTAGTCTTGTTGATAAACAAATATTTAATATTAACGAAAAAAAGATTTCTCAGCTTGAAAAAGAAAAAACTTTAAAAGACGAATTAATTGTAAGAAAAAACAATTACAATTATGTACTGGTAGGTTCTGTATTAATTTTATTATTTCTTCTGGCAATAATTATCAAAGCATGGATTTCTATAAAAAAGAGAAATATCAGAATCGCTTTGCAATCATTAAGACGCGAAATGAATCCACATTTTATTTTTAACAGTCTTAATAGTGTTAACCAGTTTATAGCCGAAAACAATGAACTTGAGGCAAACAAATATTTAACATCATATTCTAATTTAATGAGAAATATGATGGAAAATTCTAATAAAGATTATGTGACTTTAAGTTTAGAAATTGAGCAGTTAACCAAATATCTTGAACTTGAGAAACTTCGTTTTGCTGACAAATTTGAATATATTATTGAGGTTGATGAAAATATTGACAAGGATACTGTTCAAATACCAAACATGATTATTCAACCAAACCTCGAAAATGCTATCTGGCATGGCTTACGCTATAAAGAATCAAAAGGACTTTTAAAATTAAAATTCACAAAAGAAGGTAATAAAACTGTTGTTTTTATTGACGATAATGGAATTGGTTTACAAGAAAGTAAAAACATTAAAACAAAAAATCAGAAATTGCACGAATCGCGTGGATTAAAGAATGTACACGAAAGAATTTATTTGCTTAACAAATTATACAATAATAATATTCGTTTTGAAGTTACAGAAAAATCTGAAGTTGAAAGTGGGGTTATTGTTAGGATTGAGTTTTAA
- a CDS encoding response regulator transcription factor: MKIRSVIVEDEQSAREALKSYLTKYCPQIEVVGEAKDAKQAVPLLHELNPQLVFLDVELPFGNAFDVLDECKDLYFETIFVTAFSEYSLKALNQSAAYYLLKPVSIEELIIAVNKVQEHVINKEIFDRNRVVVENFREQEPEKRQVILPTLEGFEVIKMEEIIRLQGNGNFTDIYLKDGSKKMACRFLKHYAKILPYPFIRVHKSHIINLNWVKSYHKGLGGYVILNNNTEIDISANYKDSFLKFFK, encoded by the coding sequence ATGAAAATAAGAAGTGTAATAGTAGAAGATGAGCAATCGGCAAGGGAAGCATTAAAATCTTACCTAACTAAATACTGTCCGCAAATTGAGGTGGTGGGCGAAGCTAAAGATGCAAAACAAGCTGTACCACTTTTACATGAATTAAATCCGCAACTCGTTTTTCTTGATGTTGAATTACCATTTGGAAATGCCTTTGATGTATTAGATGAATGCAAAGATTTATATTTCGAAACAATCTTTGTAACCGCTTTCTCAGAATATTCATTAAAAGCGTTAAACCAGAGTGCTGCATATTATTTATTAAAACCTGTAAGTATTGAAGAACTTATTATTGCAGTTAACAAAGTTCAGGAACATGTTATAAACAAAGAAATTTTTGACAGAAACAGAGTTGTTGTTGAAAATTTTCGTGAGCAGGAACCTGAAAAGCGCCAGGTTATATTGCCTACACTTGAAGGTTTTGAAGTAATAAAAATGGAAGAAATTATTCGTTTGCAGGGTAACGGAAATTTTACAGATATCTATCTTAAAGATGGTAGCAAAAAAATGGCTTGCCGCTTTTTAAAACATTATGCAAAAATACTCCCCTACCCTTTTATACGTGTACATAAATCGCACATTATAAATTTAAATTGGGTAAAATCATACCATAAAGGTTTAGGCGGTTACGTAATACTAAACAACAATACCGAAATTGATATTTCTGCAAATTACAAAGACAGTTTTTTGAAATTCTTCAAATAA
- a CDS encoding peptide-N-glycosidase: protein MRLSIILAFIFIVNICNAQTEKTTDIFGYKITYLRYSNGKIEEEQDPIVVITNKKETLLSSENIQSNKISYPFELTRINRADNSYIQMAFLNNNSTTAFIDSTSIAKQNLEIINETKTILGHICKKAKTVINSNTIELWYTNELDVKGAPGMLGQNLGLVLETIRNGNYVITASKIEKLTNYKPNIVSSGFNTTPKTDVLTYRDLIWQSRFTTIKVFDEELVRFSDEAKSNDSILRFAKGLIIIRKIKFPPIKKGQNVFIDIQQCSNGDAYDRTGTAFIIPTDKSTSFLDGLQKGTKELPKYTNGNGSEYQGVVATENYLPLLELMRFFTPFGILKYNYLEQKGKKWHEITPFRQDITDLASYLSNRELWVGVTIGNYDKGGHKISMNITIHPEENPSLNSQAFSESKVLPLFNTVNILEMDGQNYGSMFSNEKGLEVTFSIDKDIKSAKLKFITTGHGGWENGDEFLQKKNTILLDDKTVFSFIPWRQDCGSYRLFNPCSGNFPNGLSSSDLSRSNWCPGTVTNPTYIDLGDLKAGKHTIKVQIPIGLPEGGSFSSWNVSGCLIWE from the coding sequence ATGAGATTAAGTATAATTTTAGCTTTCATTTTTATAGTAAATATTTGTAATGCCCAAACTGAAAAAACAACAGATATATTTGGCTATAAAATCACTTACCTAAGGTATTCTAATGGTAAAATTGAAGAAGAACAAGATCCCATTGTTGTAATTACTAACAAAAAAGAAACATTATTATCTTCTGAAAATATTCAGTCAAACAAAATATCTTATCCATTTGAATTAACAAGAATTAACCGGGCTGATAATTCTTATATTCAGATGGCATTTTTAAATAATAATAGTACTACAGCATTTATTGATTCTACATCTATTGCAAAACAGAACTTAGAAATAATTAACGAAACAAAAACAATACTTGGTCACATTTGTAAAAAAGCAAAAACTGTTATTAATTCAAATACCATTGAACTCTGGTACACAAACGAACTGGATGTTAAAGGCGCACCTGGAATGCTGGGTCAGAACTTAGGATTGGTTTTAGAAACTATTAGAAATGGGAATTATGTTATAACAGCATCAAAAATCGAAAAATTAACAAATTATAAGCCAAATATTGTGTCATCTGGTTTTAACACTACTCCCAAAACCGATGTTTTAACCTACCGTGACCTTATTTGGCAAAGTAGATTTACTACAATAAAAGTTTTTGATGAAGAACTTGTAAGATTTTCTGATGAAGCAAAATCAAACGATAGTATTTTAAGATTTGCAAAAGGGCTTATAATAATTCGTAAAATTAAATTTCCACCTATTAAAAAAGGACAAAATGTATTTATCGATATTCAACAATGCTCAAATGGCGATGCATACGATAGAACAGGTACTGCTTTTATTATACCAACCGATAAATCAACTTCATTTTTGGATGGTTTGCAAAAAGGCACTAAAGAATTACCAAAATACACAAACGGAAATGGCTCAGAATATCAGGGTGTAGTAGCAACAGAAAATTATCTGCCTTTACTGGAATTAATGAGATTTTTTACTCCATTTGGCATTTTAAAATACAATTATTTAGAACAAAAAGGTAAAAAATGGCATGAAATAACACCGTTCAGACAAGACATTACAGATCTTGCAAGTTATTTAAGCAATAGAGAACTCTGGGTTGGTGTAACTATTGGAAATTATGATAAAGGTGGGCATAAAATCTCGATGAACATTACAATTCATCCTGAAGAAAATCCATCGCTAAACAGCCAGGCCTTTTCAGAAAGCAAAGTATTGCCTTTATTCAATACTGTAAACATATTGGAAATGGATGGTCAGAATTACGGATCAATGTTCAGCAATGAAAAAGGTTTGGAAGTAACATTTAGCATAGATAAAGACATTAAAAGTGCAAAACTGAAATTCATAACAACAGGTCATGGTGGTTGGGAAAACGGTGATGAATTTCTACAAAAGAAAAATACAATTTTGCTGGATGATAAAACTGTCTTCTCATTTATTCCATGGAGACAAGACTGTGGCTCATACCGTTTATTTAACCCCTGCTCTGGGAATTTTCCAAATGGTTTATCATCATCTGATTTAAGCAGATCGAACTGGTGTCCCGGAACTGTAACAAATCCTACATACATTGATCTTGGAGATTTAAAAGCAGGTAAACATACTATAAAAGTTCAAATACCAATAGGTTTACCAGAGGGTGGAAGTTTTAGTTCATGGAATGTGTCGGGTTGCTTAATCTGGGAGTAA